One window of Trifolium pratense cultivar HEN17-A07 linkage group LG5, ARS_RC_1.1, whole genome shotgun sequence genomic DNA carries:
- the LOC123885676 gene encoding UPF0481 protein At3g47200-like: protein MAPDNISSAVTLSETEYEMVKHTIDIKVLEKLSLAECSIYEVPPNLRKVKQEAYTPQLISIGPIHLGKEELQSMQQHKLRYFHFFFERLLQSSQQSTIKNYKTYLENEEQNIRNSYAKKFPYDIISKEKFVDTILLDAVFIMELLLRNGSWKSDKSKHEHEYVESKSFRGKHSDDYILTQDWLCKSITRDLILLENQIPFFVLMNLYETVVPEEVKKHKSFLDLALEYFAFYDTQKSSSHKTKKYYFGDVSSGPKHFTDLIRFFYLHPDLRKSGRADNLPRTVTKLMDSGVSFEKVVKGRLLDITFEKKPFLSYFLCLGCLPSFSCLNNFKARLRIPQLKVDHTTECVLRNLIALEQCQYQEQPYICNYVSLLDSLIHTQVDVDFLVEKEVIVHEMGSDKEVAMLVNGLCKHVVVNSTCYYEIINELNKHYQNIWNRTMAALWLVYFRDAWRSSSTLVGLAFLVYTAFNFVRLAKILFY, encoded by the coding sequence atggCACCAGATAATATTTCTTCTGCTGTTACTCTATCGGAAACTGAATATGAGATGGTGAAACACACAATCGACATTAAAGTCTTAGAAAAATTAAGCTTAGCAGAGTGTAGCATCTATGAAGTTCCTCCCAATCTTCGAAAAGTGAAACAAGAAGCTTACACTCCTCAATTAATCTCAATTGGTCCAATTCACCTTGGCAAAGAAGAACTTCAATCAATGCAACAACACAAGTTAAGGTACTTCCATTTCTTTTTCGAGCGTCTTTTGCAATCCAGTCAACAATCAACGATCAAGAATTACAAAACCTATCTCGAAAACGAAGAACAAAATATAAGAAACTCTTATGCGAAGAAATTTCCATATGACATCATCAGCAAAGAGAAGTTTGTGGATACAATTTTGTTGGATGCTGTTTTCATCATGGAACTTTTGTTAAGAAACGGTTCATGGAAATCAGATAAATCGAAACATGAACATGAATATGTCGAATCCAAGTCGTTTCGAGGGAAACATAGTGATGATTACATTCTCACACAAGATTGGTTGTGTAAAAGCATCACAAGGGATTTGATTTTGTTGGAAAATCAAATACCTTTTTTCGTGTTGATGAATCTCTACGAAACTGTTGTCCCTGAAGAggttaaaaaacataaaagtttTCTTGATCTTGCACTTGAGTATTTTGCATTCTATGATACTCAAAAATCGTCTTCGCACAAAACTaagaaatattattttggtGATGTTAGTAGTGGTCCTAAGCATTTCACCGATTTGATAAGGTTTTTTTACCTTCACCCTGATTTAAGAAAAAGTGGTAGGGCTGATAATTTACCAAGAACGGTAACAAAGTTAATGGACTCCGGTGTGAGTTTCGAGAAAGTTGTCAAGGGAAGATTACTTGATATAACATTTGAGAAAAAACCATTTCTAAGTTATTTTCTCTGCTTAGGTTGTTTACCTTCATTTTCATGTTTGAATAATTTCAAAGCACGTCTCAGAATTCCACAGTTGAAGGTTGACCACACAACAGAATGCGTTTTACGGAACCTAATTGCGCTCGAACAATGTCAATATCAAGAACAACCTTATATATGCAATTATGTTTCACTTCTTGATTCTCTTATACATACACAAGTTGATGTTGATTTTTTGGTTGAGAAAGAAGTGATTGTGCATGAAATGGGAAGTGATAAAGAAGTGGCAATGCTTGTTAATGGTCTTTGTAAACATGTTGTGGTGAATTCAACATGTTACTATGAGATTATTAATGAGCTTAATAaacattatcaaaatatttggaACCGTACTATGGCTGCATTGTGGTTGGTTTATTTTAGAGATGCTTGGAGATCAAGTTCTACTTTGGTTGGGCTTGCATTTCTTGTTTACACTGCATTCAACTTTGTTCGTCTTGCAAAAATTCTCTTCTACTAG